GATTCGAGTGTTGACCGTGGACGACCACGCCGTGGTGAGAGCCGGCGTCGATGCCATACTCGCGACCGAAGCCGATCTCGAGGTCGTGGGTGGTGCCCGCGACGGAAATGAAGCACTCGCTCGCTACCTCGAGCTCCGGCCCGACGTAGTCCTCATGGATCTCCGCATGCCGAACCTGGACGGTGTTGCGGCGATCCGCGCCATTCGTTCCGAGGACCCGACGGCGCGGATCATTGCGCTGACGATGTACGAGGGTGACATGGACATCCATCGGGCGCTCAGCGCAGGAGCGTGTGGCTATCTGCTGAAGGGCGCTCCCGCCACCGAATTGGTCGGAGCAATTCGAACCGCCGCTGCCGGCCGACGCGTGCTCTCGGGTGACGTCGCTCGCGCGCTCGCTGAATTCACGCCGCGCAGGGACCTGAGTGCGCGTGAGGTGGAGGTACTTCGACTCGTCGCCAAGGGCCTTCGCA
This region of Gemmatimonas groenlandica genomic DNA includes:
- a CDS encoding response regulator, coding for MTIRVLTVDDHAVVRAGVDAILATEADLEVVGGARDGNEALARYLELRPDVVLMDLRMPNLDGVAAIRAIRSEDPTARIIALTMYEGDMDIHRALSAGACGYLLKGAPATELVGAIRTAAAGRRVLSGDVARALAEFTPRRDLSAREVEVLRLVAKGLRNDDIARVIGRTTGTVKVHVKNIFAKLTVDDRTEAVTLALQRGIIHLDD